One Henriciella litoralis genomic window carries:
- a CDS encoding alkaline phosphatase family protein: MNTISTLWLSGAALALAACTTPPLTDTGSTPVEVSPVEQAATQADSELTILVSIDGFRPDYLDRGATPVMSALAETGAVGPMQPSFPSKTFPNHYTLITGLTPDHNGIVNNTMEDPAIPGDLFKLSDPVVTSNPAWWDEGRPLWVSAAEQGINSATMFWPGSDFEIHGQRPSEYEKFDQKLADFARVDILLSWLDAPEADRPKLATLYFDIVDTAGHLYGPDSPKTTSSAAQVDAAIARLVAGLEARGLRDSTNIVIVSDHGMAPIADDQIMALDAMVDPAKMHVVWAGEFVGLSPLPGYEAEVEAALLGEKEHGTCWRKGELPERFAYGQNPRVPAIVCLADIGWRYETAEMKAWRGSGGGHGFDPADPLMSAIFIANGPAIVPGVELEKFDNVSVYPFLAKLTGITPAQNDGNIDDLAPALK; encoded by the coding sequence ATGAACACGATTTCGACGCTCTGGCTTTCTGGCGCAGCACTGGCTCTGGCGGCCTGCACCACCCCTCCGCTGACTGACACTGGCTCGACACCTGTCGAGGTGAGCCCGGTCGAACAGGCTGCGACACAAGCCGACAGTGAGCTTACGATTCTAGTCTCAATCGACGGCTTCCGCCCGGACTATCTTGATCGCGGCGCCACTCCAGTGATGAGCGCGCTGGCAGAAACCGGCGCCGTCGGGCCGATGCAGCCTTCTTTCCCGTCCAAGACTTTCCCAAACCACTACACGCTGATCACCGGGCTTACGCCGGACCACAACGGCATCGTCAACAATACGATGGAAGACCCGGCCATTCCAGGCGATCTGTTCAAGCTGTCTGACCCAGTGGTGACGTCGAACCCGGCATGGTGGGATGAGGGTCGTCCGCTCTGGGTGAGCGCCGCTGAACAGGGCATCAATAGCGCCACCATGTTCTGGCCGGGGTCCGACTTTGAAATCCACGGCCAGCGCCCCAGCGAGTATGAGAAGTTCGACCAGAAACTGGCAGACTTCGCCCGCGTAGACATCCTGCTCTCATGGCTGGATGCGCCAGAGGCAGACCGACCGAAACTGGCAACGCTCTATTTCGACATCGTCGATACTGCCGGTCACCTCTATGGACCGGACAGCCCGAAGACGACCTCGTCCGCTGCGCAGGTCGATGCTGCCATTGCGCGCCTGGTCGCTGGCCTTGAAGCGCGAGGTCTGCGCGACAGCACGAATATCGTGATTGTTTCCGATCATGGCATGGCGCCCATCGCCGACGATCAGATCATGGCGCTTGATGCAATGGTCGATCCGGCGAAAATGCATGTGGTCTGGGCCGGTGAATTTGTCGGCCTGTCCCCCCTTCCGGGATATGAGGCTGAGGTCGAAGCTGCCCTCCTGGGCGAAAAGGAGCACGGGACCTGCTGGCGCAAAGGTGAGCTTCCAGAGCGCTTTGCCTATGGTCAGAACCCGCGCGTCCCAGCCATCGTCTGCCTCGCCGATATCGGTTGGCGCTATGAGACCGCAGAGATGAAAGCCTGGCGCGGCAGCGGTGGTGGACATGGCTTTGACCCTGCCGACCCGCTGATGTCGGCCATCTTCATCGCCAATGGACCGGCAATCGTGCCTGGTGTCGAACTTGAAAAATTCGACAATGTTTCGGTCTACCCTTTCCTGGCCAAACTGACCGGGATTACGCCGGCTCAGAATGACGGAAACATCGATGATCTGGCGCCTGCTCTGAAATAA
- a CDS encoding acyl-CoA thioester hydrolase/BAAT C-terminal domain-containing protein — MPFSFRQLGAAACLSLPLILSACQSAPGAPMSAAQAAPAAIPDDVIELREPELIANFYPATTTDAPGPAILMFGGSEGGLSEGVARDAEALRAEGFSVLQISFYRFEGQEQNLEMVPLERFDRALDWLLARGDVDAGRVGIFGTSKGAEAALIVASRRPEIEAVVAIVPTSVSWAGINWDFDGRVPEASWSLNGEPYPALPYGDFDYQTGLYSLYANGLKAVGEHEEAVIAVEEIDAPMLLICGGSDALWPSCPMAEAIEARAEAMSGSEVTLLAYPDAGHGAGGLPSAALDPETADDPLDWGGTRRANRAAQQENWPKTVEFLKETL, encoded by the coding sequence ATGCCGTTTTCGTTCCGCCAGCTTGGCGCAGCTGCCTGTCTTTCTCTGCCCCTCATCCTGTCAGCCTGCCAGTCAGCGCCCGGGGCGCCGATGAGCGCCGCTCAAGCTGCGCCAGCCGCCATACCGGACGATGTCATCGAACTGCGCGAGCCTGAGCTGATCGCAAACTTCTATCCCGCCACAACCACCGACGCGCCCGGCCCGGCCATCCTGATGTTTGGCGGATCCGAAGGCGGGCTGAGCGAAGGCGTCGCGCGTGATGCCGAGGCGCTGCGCGCGGAAGGCTTCAGCGTGCTGCAGATCTCTTTCTACCGCTTCGAGGGTCAGGAGCAGAACCTTGAAATGGTGCCGCTGGAACGGTTCGACCGGGCGCTTGACTGGCTGCTGGCACGCGGAGACGTGGACGCAGGACGCGTCGGCATCTTCGGCACATCGAAGGGCGCGGAAGCGGCGCTGATCGTCGCGAGCCGCCGGCCGGAGATCGAAGCGGTTGTGGCAATCGTCCCAACAAGCGTCTCGTGGGCCGGCATCAACTGGGACTTTGACGGGCGCGTGCCGGAAGCGTCCTGGTCACTGAACGGTGAGCCCTATCCCGCGCTGCCCTATGGCGACTTCGACTATCAGACAGGCCTCTATTCGCTCTATGCCAATGGGCTGAAGGCTGTCGGCGAGCATGAAGAGGCGGTGATCGCCGTGGAAGAGATCGACGCACCGATGCTGCTCATCTGCGGCGGGTCGGATGCGCTCTGGCCCAGCTGCCCGATGGCGGAAGCTATTGAAGCGCGGGCCGAGGCAATGAGCGGGTCTGAGGTGACGCTGCTTGCCTATCCGGACGCCGGACATGGCGCGGGCGGCCTGCCATCTGCGGCGCTGGACCCGGAGACCGCCGACGACCCGCTCGACTGGGGTGGCACACGCCGCGCAAACCGGGCCGCGCAGCAGGAGAACTGGCCGAAGACGGTCGAATTCCTGAAAGAGACGCTCTAG
- a CDS encoding aspartate/glutamate racemase family protein, which produces MSLVGLIGGVSPEATKIYYELLNGHARDRLGGQHSARCLFYMLDYGVMIGHYHDENWEAFKAEVIKGALSLKAAGAEAIAITSGTTHVAAEAVAQETGLPVIHMLDSLSDAMIAKGVASPLLLGTPWVMSGDFFAPALAQRFPGTPVIASAEDCDLVGRVIFEELVEGVVKDSSRDELTAMITRYADEGADGVILGCTELCMILSDGDGPLPVFSTTHIHADAVNDWMTGKARA; this is translated from the coding sequence ATGTCACTTGTCGGTCTTATTGGCGGGGTCAGCCCCGAAGCCACGAAAATCTATTATGAGCTGCTGAACGGTCATGCGCGTGACCGCCTGGGCGGCCAGCACTCGGCGCGGTGTCTTTTCTACATGCTCGATTATGGCGTGATGATCGGGCATTACCACGATGAAAACTGGGAGGCCTTCAAGGCCGAGGTCATCAAAGGCGCGCTGTCGCTGAAGGCGGCGGGCGCAGAGGCTATCGCGATCACCTCCGGCACGACCCATGTCGCCGCAGAAGCCGTCGCGCAGGAAACAGGCCTTCCCGTCATCCATATGCTCGACAGCCTGTCGGATGCGATGATTGCAAAGGGCGTCGCCAGCCCGCTCCTGCTCGGTACGCCCTGGGTGATGAGCGGGGACTTCTTCGCCCCGGCGCTCGCCCAGCGTTTTCCCGGCACGCCCGTCATTGCATCGGCAGAAGACTGCGATCTCGTCGGCCGCGTCATCTTCGAGGAACTGGTCGAGGGCGTGGTGAAAGACAGCTCGCGCGACGAACTGACGGCGATGATTACCCGCTATGCCGATGAAGGTGCTGACGGCGTCATCCTCGGCTGCACGGAGCTTTGCATGATCCTCTCCGACGGCGACGGACCGCTGCCTGTCTTCTCGACCACGCATATCCATGCCGATGCGGTGAATGACTGGATGACGGGGAAGGCCCGCGCCTAG
- a CDS encoding SDR family NAD(P)-dependent oxidoreductase: protein MSNPKTVIVTGAGSGIGEATAKRFSSDGWNVVLNGRTREKLDNVAKDLPDDRTLVVDGDVANANDVAHLISETLSRFGAIDCLVNNAGVARMGEPGELSLKAFELIMSVNVTGIFNTVTAATPHLKEAKGSIVNVSSVSGLGGDWKMFGYNASKGAVSNMTRAMALDLGKHGVRVNAVAPSVTKTSMAEGIHSDDEKMAMVRNRIPMKRAGEPEEVASVIAFLAGPNAGFVTGVILPVDGGLTASNGQPNFDG from the coding sequence ATGAGCAATCCAAAAACCGTCATCGTGACAGGCGCCGGATCCGGTATTGGCGAAGCGACCGCAAAGCGTTTCTCTTCCGATGGCTGGAACGTCGTTCTGAATGGCCGCACGCGCGAGAAGCTCGATAATGTCGCCAAGGATTTGCCAGACGATCGCACGCTGGTCGTTGATGGCGATGTGGCCAATGCCAATGATGTGGCGCATCTCATCTCCGAGACCCTCTCGCGCTTTGGCGCGATTGATTGCCTCGTGAACAATGCCGGCGTCGCCCGGATGGGCGAACCGGGGGAGCTGTCGCTGAAAGCTTTCGAGCTCATCATGTCAGTGAACGTGACGGGCATCTTCAACACAGTGACGGCCGCGACCCCGCATCTGAAGGAGGCCAAGGGCTCCATCGTAAATGTCTCGTCCGTGTCGGGGCTTGGCGGTGACTGGAAGATGTTTGGCTACAACGCCTCGAAAGGTGCCGTCTCCAACATGACACGCGCCATGGCGCTGGATCTTGGCAAGCACGGTGTGCGCGTGAATGCCGTCGCGCCATCGGTCACAAAGACGAGCATGGCTGAAGGCATCCATTCCGACGACGAAAAGATGGCGATGGTGCGCAACCGTATTCCGATGAAGCGCGCGGGCGAGCCGGAAGAAGTGGCCAGTGTCATCGCGTTTCTGGCAGGGCCGAATGCGGGCTTTGTGACGGGTGTCATTCTGCCCGTAGATGGCGGCCTGACAGCCTCGAACGGCCAACCAAATTTTGACGGCTAG
- a CDS encoding alpha/beta fold hydrolase, whose protein sequence is MTSFNRGALLVGASWAILALAGCGTADKATDNAETTPVEVAEQTPVDTVEATEQLVLSAAACTPPPVDRCTRGEDCGALVIEQGPAVNPETDRNYYLDYSCDLKKGEPVNLVLNLHGAGSYGNWQRHYFPILDYADDYNLVVVTPNAPPQMWAQTDDEHLQTIVSSLIDEIGAENIASFWLAGHSQGGITSRRLVCTPFFEDKVDGMLSLSGGRVGRAELSPDFYRPDMEAVMRNRPAFPPEVIPDCDFSHIYETGELEIVSLPETSVWAEKYSCDAREASVITDTEPGYVYDASSQENPNPVWGLLPRAGEADLYVYPGCADGRVVADVVRRGKGHTEGLEPKVTEEIVKLMVSVPTSKIASGAN, encoded by the coding sequence ATGACATCATTCAATCGAGGCGCGCTTTTGGTCGGGGCCAGCTGGGCCATTCTTGCACTGGCCGGTTGCGGAACCGCGGATAAGGCCACCGATAACGCCGAAACGACACCTGTTGAAGTAGCCGAGCAGACGCCGGTAGACACAGTGGAAGCAACAGAACAGCTAGTGCTGAGCGCAGCCGCCTGTACGCCGCCGCCTGTTGATCGCTGCACGCGCGGCGAGGACTGCGGCGCCCTCGTTATCGAGCAAGGCCCGGCGGTGAACCCCGAAACGGACCGCAATTATTATCTCGATTATTCCTGCGACCTGAAAAAGGGCGAACCGGTCAATCTGGTGCTCAACCTGCACGGCGCCGGATCCTATGGGAACTGGCAACGCCACTACTTCCCTATCCTCGACTATGCAGATGACTACAACCTCGTAGTCGTCACGCCGAACGCGCCGCCCCAGATGTGGGCGCAGACCGATGATGAGCACCTACAGACCATCGTGTCCTCGCTGATCGATGAGATTGGCGCGGAAAACATCGCCTCATTCTGGCTCGCCGGACATTCGCAGGGCGGCATCACCTCACGGCGCCTCGTTTGCACACCGTTCTTTGAAGACAAGGTCGACGGTATGTTGAGCCTGTCGGGTGGCCGCGTTGGCCGGGCCGAGCTTTCGCCAGACTTCTATCGCCCGGATATGGAAGCAGTGATGCGCAACCGCCCTGCGTTCCCGCCGGAAGTCATTCCTGACTGCGACTTCAGCCATATCTACGAAACTGGCGAGCTTGAGATCGTGTCCCTGCCTGAAACGTCAGTCTGGGCTGAAAAGTATAGCTGTGACGCCCGCGAAGCCTCGGTCATCACCGATACCGAGCCGGGCTATGTCTACGATGCCAGCAGCCAGGAAAACCCGAACCCGGTCTGGGGCTTGCTGCCCCGCGCGGGCGAAGCTGATCTTTACGTCTACCCCGGTTGCGCTGACGGGCGTGTCGTCGCCGATGTGGTTCGCCGCGGCAAAGGTCACACCGAAGGGCTTGAGCCGAAAGTAACCGAAGAAATCGTCAAGCTGATGGTGAGCGTACCGACCAGCAAGATCGCTAGCGGCGCGAACTAG
- a CDS encoding dienelactone hydrolase family protein — protein sequence MRYLTLLAASTVVSLTAQAGEVIDYSVNGEAYEGYLAEATRESKGLVVIIHDWGGLDDYEKTRAEMIADAGYDAFAIDLYGAGNRPDTTEARKEQVGKLYNNRELMRARILGGIEQAREASGESDVIVMGYCFGGGATLELARSGEGEDIAGFATFHGSLDAPEGADYSATSAPVLIMHGGADTGIPNALAANTADMLEKAGATYEVQIYSGAPHAWTVFGSDRYQALADEQSWDAFMDFTDRYLGDTES from the coding sequence ATGCGTTATCTCACACTTCTTGCCGCTTCGACGGTTGTTTCGTTGACCGCCCAGGCTGGCGAGGTCATCGATTATTCAGTGAATGGCGAGGCCTATGAAGGCTATCTCGCTGAAGCCACCCGGGAGTCCAAAGGGCTTGTCGTCATCATTCACGATTGGGGCGGACTCGATGACTATGAAAAGACCCGCGCCGAAATGATCGCCGATGCGGGCTATGACGCCTTCGCGATTGACCTCTATGGCGCAGGCAACCGCCCCGACACAACCGAGGCCCGCAAGGAGCAGGTCGGCAAGCTCTACAACAACCGTGAGCTGATGCGTGCGCGCATCCTTGGCGGCATTGAGCAGGCCCGCGAAGCTTCAGGCGAGAGTGATGTGATTGTGATGGGCTATTGCTTCGGCGGCGGTGCCACACTGGAGCTCGCCCGCTCAGGTGAAGGCGAAGACATTGCAGGCTTTGCGACCTTCCATGGCAGCCTGGATGCTCCAGAAGGCGCAGACTATTCGGCGACATCGGCACCTGTCCTTATCATGCATGGTGGCGCAGATACCGGCATTCCAAACGCGCTCGCAGCCAACACCGCCGACATGCTTGAAAAGGCCGGCGCCACTTATGAAGTGCAGATCTATTCCGGTGCCCCGCATGCCTGGACGGTGTTTGGCTCTGATCGCTACCAGGCGCTTGCCGATGAGCAATCCTGGGATGCCTTCATGGACTTCACCGATCGGTATCTTGGCGATACCGAGAGCTGA